The following are from one region of the Phyllostomus discolor isolate MPI-MPIP mPhyDis1 chromosome 9, mPhyDis1.pri.v3, whole genome shotgun sequence genome:
- the AP5S1 gene encoding AP-5 complex subunit sigma-1: MVYAFLIHTLRAPQAEDTGLCRVLYSCVFGAENSPDDPRPHGAERDRLLRKEQILAVARQVESMCRLQQQASGRPLTDLLPQSSDEPVPLHEAPQGAFRLAAGDPFQEPRTVVWLGVLSLGFVLVLDAHENLLLAEGTLRLLARLLFDHLRLLVPGSNLLLRADRIEGILARFLPHGQLLFLNDQFVQGLEKEFSAAYPR; this comes from the exons ATGGTCTACGCCTTTCTCATCCACACCTTGAGGGCCCCACAGGCTGAGGACACAGGCCTTTGCCGGGTACTCTACTCCTGCGTCTTTGGTGCTGAAAATTCGCCTGATGATCCACGACCACATGGTGCTGAGAGGGACAGACTCCTCCGCAAGGAGCAGATTTTGGCCGTGGCCAG GCAGGTGGAGTCCATGTGCCGGCTACAGCAGCAGGCATCTGGCAGGCCCCTCACAGACCTGCTGCCCCAGTCCTCAGATGAGCCGGTACCCCTGCACGAGGCCCCACAAGGGGCCTTCCGCCTGGCGGCAGGGGACCCTTTCCAGGAGCCTCGGACGGTGGTGTGGCTGGGTGTGCTCTCATTAGGTTTTGTGCTGGTGCTGGATGCCCACGAGAACCTGCTGCTGGCCGAGGGCACACTCCGGCTGCTGGCACGCCTTCTCTTCGACCATCTCCGGCTGCTGGTCCCTGGCTCCAATCTCCTGCTGCGGGCTGACCGAATTGAGGGCATCCTGGCCCGCTTCCTGCCCCATGGGCAGCTGCTCTTCCTCAACGATCAGTTTGTCCAGGGTCTGGAGAAGGAATTCAGTGCTGCCTATCCCCGCTGA
- the CDC25B gene encoding M-phase inducer phosphatase 2 isoform X5, translating to MDSPSPMDPQMAEQTFEQAIQEASRFIQNKQLTIRRFRSLPVRLLSHSPVLRNITNSQAPGSWRKSKERGQPAHSPGEDKENVRFLQDGFVFKMPQAPTHPSHAHALAEWASRREAFAQRPSSAPDLMCLTPEQKMEVEELSPLAQRFSLTPTKGAPDEDDGFVDILENDLKDDDSVPPGMESLISAPLVKNSEKEEEQDLIMYSKCQRLFRSPSMPCSVIRPILKRLERPQDRDLPIQNKRRRSVTPLEEQQEAEEPKARVLRSKSLCHDEIENILDSDHRELIGDYSKAFLLQTVDGKHQDLKYISPETVVALLMGKFSNIVEKFVIVDCRYPYEYEGGHIKTAVNLPLEQDAEIFLLQSPIMARGLDKRIILIFHCEFSSERGPRMCRFIRERDRAINVYPSLHYPEMYILKGGYKEFFPQHPTFCEPQDYRPMNHEAFKDKLKTFRLKTRSWTGERSRRELCNRLQDQ from the exons ATGGATTCCCCCAGCCCCATGGACCCCCAGATGGCAGAGCAGAC GTTTGAACAGGCCATCCAGGAAGCTAGCCGGTTTATTCAAAA CAAGCAGCTCACCATCCGACGCTTCCGGTCCTTGCCG GTGAGGCTTCTGAGCCATAGCCCTGTGCTGCGGAACATCACCAACTCCCAAGCGCCTGGCAGCTGGAGGAAGAGCAAGGAGCGTGGCCAgcctgcccacagccctggggagGACAAAGAGAATGTGCGCTTCCTGCAG GATGGATTTGTCTTCAAGATGCCACAGGCACCCACACATCCCAGCCATGCCCATGCTCTGGCTGAGTGGGCCAGCCGCAGAGAAGCCTTTGCCCAGAGGCCAAGCTCAGCCCCCGACCTGATG TGTCTCACCCCTGAGCAGAAGATGGAGGTGGAGGAGCTGAGTCCCCTGGCTCAACGTTTCTCCCTGACCCCCACCAAAGGGGCTCCTGATGAGGATGATGGGTTTGTGGACATCCTGGAGAATGACTTAAAG GATGATGATTCAGTACCCCCAGGCATGGAGAGCCTCATTAGTGCCCCACTGGtcaagaattcagaaaaggaggaagaacag GACCTCATCATGTACAGCAAGTGCCAGCGGCTCTTCCGCTCTCCGTCCATGCCCTGCAGCGTGATCCGGCCCATACTCAAGAGGCTGGAGCGGCCCCAGGACAGGGACCTGCCCATACAGAACAAGCGGAGGAGAAGCGTGACCCCTctggaggagcagcaggaggctGAGGAGCCT AAGGCCCGTGTCCTCCGCTCCAAGTCCCTGTGTCACGACGAGATTGAGAACATCCTGGACAGCGACCACCGTGAACTGATTGGGGATTACTCCAAG GCCTTCCTCCTACAGACTGTGGATGGAAAGCACCAAGACCTCAAGTACATCTCACCGGAAACG GTGGTGGCCCTGCTGATGGGCAAGTTCAGCAATATTGTGGAGAAGTTTGTGATCGTGGACTGCAGATACCCCTATGAATATGAAGGCGGGCACATCAAG ACTGCCGTGAACCTGCCCCTGGAACAGGACGCCGAGATCTTCCTGCTGCAGAGCCCCATCATGGCCCGTGGCCTGGACAAGAGAATCATCCTCATTTTCCACTGTGAATTCTCATCTGAGCGTGGGCCCCGCAT GTGCCGTTTCATCAGGGAACGAGATCGGGCCATCAATGTCTACCCCAGCCTCCACTATCCCGAGATGTACATCCTCAAAGGCGGCTACAAGGAGTTCTTCCCACAGCACCCG ACCTTCTGTGAGCCTCAGGACTATCGACCCATGAACCACGAGGCCTTCAAGGACAAGCTGAAGACCTTCCGCCTCAAGACGCGCAGCTGGACTGGGGAGCGGAGCCGGAGGGAGCTCTGCAACCGCCTGCAGGACCAGTGA
- the CDC25B gene encoding M-phase inducer phosphatase 2 isoform X2, producing the protein MELPQPDTTARSSALSPGSVRGGAVRPSHLPGLRLGAPGFLGSPERAATSSPVATLTQTMHDLAGLGRESPKSQVGSLLTRLSLSPRRASASSLSSESSESSDAGLCMDSPSPMDPQMAEQTFEQAIQEASRFIQNKQLTIRRFRSLPVRLLSHSPVLRNITNSQAPGSWRKSKERGQPAHSPGEDKENDGFVFKMPQAPTHPSHAHALAEWASRREAFAQRPSSAPDLMCLTPEQKMEVEELSPLAQRFSLTPTKGAPDEDDGFVDILENDLKDDDSVPPGMESLISAPLVKNSEKEEEQDLIMYSKCQRLFRSPSMPCSVIRPILKRLERPQDRDLPIQNKRRRSVTPLEEQQEAEEPKARVLRSKSLCHDEIENILDSDHRELIGDYSKAFLLQTVDGKHQDLKYISPETVVALLMGKFSNIVEKFVIVDCRYPYEYEGGHIKTAVNLPLEQDAEIFLLQSPIMARGLDKRIILIFHCEFSSERGPRMCRFIRERDRAINVYPSLHYPEMYILKGGYKEFFPQHPTFCEPQDYRPMNHEAFKDKLKTFRLKTRSWTGERSRRELCNRLQDQ; encoded by the exons ATGGAGCTGCCCCAGCCGGACACCACCGCACGGAGCTCGGCTCTCAGTCCGGGGAGCGTGCGCGGTGGCGCTGTGCGTCCGAGCCACCTTCCGGGCCTCCGGCTTGGAGCTCCTGGCTTCCTGGGGTCCCCGGAGCGCGCGGCCACTTCCTCGCCTGTCGCCACCCTCACCCAGACCATGCACGACCTCGCCGGGCTTGGCAG gGAGAGCCCAAAGAGTCAGGTAGGCAGCCTGCTCACACGCCTATCCCTGTCTCCTCGGCGAGCGTCTGCATCCTCCCTGTCGTCTGAGTCATCTGAATCTTCTGATGCAG GTCTCTGCATGGATTCCCCCAGCCCCATGGACCCCCAGATGGCAGAGCAGAC GTTTGAACAGGCCATCCAGGAAGCTAGCCGGTTTATTCAAAA CAAGCAGCTCACCATCCGACGCTTCCGGTCCTTGCCG GTGAGGCTTCTGAGCCATAGCCCTGTGCTGCGGAACATCACCAACTCCCAAGCGCCTGGCAGCTGGAGGAAGAGCAAGGAGCGTGGCCAgcctgcccacagccctggggagGACAAAGAGAAT GATGGATTTGTCTTCAAGATGCCACAGGCACCCACACATCCCAGCCATGCCCATGCTCTGGCTGAGTGGGCCAGCCGCAGAGAAGCCTTTGCCCAGAGGCCAAGCTCAGCCCCCGACCTGATG TGTCTCACCCCTGAGCAGAAGATGGAGGTGGAGGAGCTGAGTCCCCTGGCTCAACGTTTCTCCCTGACCCCCACCAAAGGGGCTCCTGATGAGGATGATGGGTTTGTGGACATCCTGGAGAATGACTTAAAG GATGATGATTCAGTACCCCCAGGCATGGAGAGCCTCATTAGTGCCCCACTGGtcaagaattcagaaaaggaggaagaacag GACCTCATCATGTACAGCAAGTGCCAGCGGCTCTTCCGCTCTCCGTCCATGCCCTGCAGCGTGATCCGGCCCATACTCAAGAGGCTGGAGCGGCCCCAGGACAGGGACCTGCCCATACAGAACAAGCGGAGGAGAAGCGTGACCCCTctggaggagcagcaggaggctGAGGAGCCT AAGGCCCGTGTCCTCCGCTCCAAGTCCCTGTGTCACGACGAGATTGAGAACATCCTGGACAGCGACCACCGTGAACTGATTGGGGATTACTCCAAG GCCTTCCTCCTACAGACTGTGGATGGAAAGCACCAAGACCTCAAGTACATCTCACCGGAAACG GTGGTGGCCCTGCTGATGGGCAAGTTCAGCAATATTGTGGAGAAGTTTGTGATCGTGGACTGCAGATACCCCTATGAATATGAAGGCGGGCACATCAAG ACTGCCGTGAACCTGCCCCTGGAACAGGACGCCGAGATCTTCCTGCTGCAGAGCCCCATCATGGCCCGTGGCCTGGACAAGAGAATCATCCTCATTTTCCACTGTGAATTCTCATCTGAGCGTGGGCCCCGCAT GTGCCGTTTCATCAGGGAACGAGATCGGGCCATCAATGTCTACCCCAGCCTCCACTATCCCGAGATGTACATCCTCAAAGGCGGCTACAAGGAGTTCTTCCCACAGCACCCG ACCTTCTGTGAGCCTCAGGACTATCGACCCATGAACCACGAGGCCTTCAAGGACAAGCTGAAGACCTTCCGCCTCAAGACGCGCAGCTGGACTGGGGAGCGGAGCCGGAGGGAGCTCTGCAACCGCCTGCAGGACCAGTGA
- the CDC25B gene encoding M-phase inducer phosphatase 2 isoform X4, with amino-acid sequence MELPQPDTTARSSALSPGSVRGGAVRPSHLPGLRLGAPGFLGSPERAATSSPVATLTQTMHDLAGLGRESPKSQVGSLLTRLSLSPRRASASSLSSESSESSDAGLCMDSPSPMDPQMAEQTFEQAIQEASRFIQNKQLTIRRFRSLPVRLLSHSPVLRNITNSQAPGSWRKSKERGQPAHSPGEDKENDGFVFKMPQAPTHPSHAHALAEWASRREAFAQRPSSAPDLMKMEVEELSPLAQRFSLTPTKGAPDEDDGFVDILENDLKDDDSVPPGMESLISAPLVKNSEKEEEQDLIMYSKCQRLFRSPSMPCSVIRPILKRLERPQDRDLPIQNKRRRSVTPLEEQQEAEEPKARVLRSKSLCHDEIENILDSDHRELIGDYSKAFLLQTVDGKHQDLKYISPETVVALLMGKFSNIVEKFVIVDCRYPYEYEGGHIKTAVNLPLEQDAEIFLLQSPIMARGLDKRIILIFHCEFSSERGPRMCRFIRERDRAINVYPSLHYPEMYILKGGYKEFFPQHPTFCEPQDYRPMNHEAFKDKLKTFRLKTRSWTGERSRRELCNRLQDQ; translated from the exons ATGGAGCTGCCCCAGCCGGACACCACCGCACGGAGCTCGGCTCTCAGTCCGGGGAGCGTGCGCGGTGGCGCTGTGCGTCCGAGCCACCTTCCGGGCCTCCGGCTTGGAGCTCCTGGCTTCCTGGGGTCCCCGGAGCGCGCGGCCACTTCCTCGCCTGTCGCCACCCTCACCCAGACCATGCACGACCTCGCCGGGCTTGGCAG gGAGAGCCCAAAGAGTCAGGTAGGCAGCCTGCTCACACGCCTATCCCTGTCTCCTCGGCGAGCGTCTGCATCCTCCCTGTCGTCTGAGTCATCTGAATCTTCTGATGCAG GTCTCTGCATGGATTCCCCCAGCCCCATGGACCCCCAGATGGCAGAGCAGAC GTTTGAACAGGCCATCCAGGAAGCTAGCCGGTTTATTCAAAA CAAGCAGCTCACCATCCGACGCTTCCGGTCCTTGCCG GTGAGGCTTCTGAGCCATAGCCCTGTGCTGCGGAACATCACCAACTCCCAAGCGCCTGGCAGCTGGAGGAAGAGCAAGGAGCGTGGCCAgcctgcccacagccctggggagGACAAAGAGAAT GATGGATTTGTCTTCAAGATGCCACAGGCACCCACACATCCCAGCCATGCCCATGCTCTGGCTGAGTGGGCCAGCCGCAGAGAAGCCTTTGCCCAGAGGCCAAGCTCAGCCCCCGACCTGATG AAGATGGAGGTGGAGGAGCTGAGTCCCCTGGCTCAACGTTTCTCCCTGACCCCCACCAAAGGGGCTCCTGATGAGGATGATGGGTTTGTGGACATCCTGGAGAATGACTTAAAG GATGATGATTCAGTACCCCCAGGCATGGAGAGCCTCATTAGTGCCCCACTGGtcaagaattcagaaaaggaggaagaacag GACCTCATCATGTACAGCAAGTGCCAGCGGCTCTTCCGCTCTCCGTCCATGCCCTGCAGCGTGATCCGGCCCATACTCAAGAGGCTGGAGCGGCCCCAGGACAGGGACCTGCCCATACAGAACAAGCGGAGGAGAAGCGTGACCCCTctggaggagcagcaggaggctGAGGAGCCT AAGGCCCGTGTCCTCCGCTCCAAGTCCCTGTGTCACGACGAGATTGAGAACATCCTGGACAGCGACCACCGTGAACTGATTGGGGATTACTCCAAG GCCTTCCTCCTACAGACTGTGGATGGAAAGCACCAAGACCTCAAGTACATCTCACCGGAAACG GTGGTGGCCCTGCTGATGGGCAAGTTCAGCAATATTGTGGAGAAGTTTGTGATCGTGGACTGCAGATACCCCTATGAATATGAAGGCGGGCACATCAAG ACTGCCGTGAACCTGCCCCTGGAACAGGACGCCGAGATCTTCCTGCTGCAGAGCCCCATCATGGCCCGTGGCCTGGACAAGAGAATCATCCTCATTTTCCACTGTGAATTCTCATCTGAGCGTGGGCCCCGCAT GTGCCGTTTCATCAGGGAACGAGATCGGGCCATCAATGTCTACCCCAGCCTCCACTATCCCGAGATGTACATCCTCAAAGGCGGCTACAAGGAGTTCTTCCCACAGCACCCG ACCTTCTGTGAGCCTCAGGACTATCGACCCATGAACCACGAGGCCTTCAAGGACAAGCTGAAGACCTTCCGCCTCAAGACGCGCAGCTGGACTGGGGAGCGGAGCCGGAGGGAGCTCTGCAACCGCCTGCAGGACCAGTGA
- the CDC25B gene encoding M-phase inducer phosphatase 2 isoform X3 yields MELPQPDTTARSSALSPGSVRGGAVRPSHLPGLRLGAPGFLGSPERAATSSPVATLTQTMHDLAGLGRESPKSQVGSLLTRLSLSPRRASASSLSSESSESSDAGLCMDSPSPMDPQMAEQTFEQAIQEASRFIQNKQLTIRRFRSLPVRLLSHSPVLRNITNSQAPGSWRKSKERGQPAHSPGEDKENVRFLQDGFVFKMPQAPTHPSHAHALAEWASRREAFAQRPSSAPDLMKMEVEELSPLAQRFSLTPTKGAPDEDDGFVDILENDLKDDDSVPPGMESLISAPLVKNSEKEEEQDLIMYSKCQRLFRSPSMPCSVIRPILKRLERPQDRDLPIQNKRRRSVTPLEEQQEAEEPKARVLRSKSLCHDEIENILDSDHRELIGDYSKAFLLQTVDGKHQDLKYISPETVVALLMGKFSNIVEKFVIVDCRYPYEYEGGHIKTAVNLPLEQDAEIFLLQSPIMARGLDKRIILIFHCEFSSERGPRMCRFIRERDRAINVYPSLHYPEMYILKGGYKEFFPQHPTFCEPQDYRPMNHEAFKDKLKTFRLKTRSWTGERSRRELCNRLQDQ; encoded by the exons ATGGAGCTGCCCCAGCCGGACACCACCGCACGGAGCTCGGCTCTCAGTCCGGGGAGCGTGCGCGGTGGCGCTGTGCGTCCGAGCCACCTTCCGGGCCTCCGGCTTGGAGCTCCTGGCTTCCTGGGGTCCCCGGAGCGCGCGGCCACTTCCTCGCCTGTCGCCACCCTCACCCAGACCATGCACGACCTCGCCGGGCTTGGCAG gGAGAGCCCAAAGAGTCAGGTAGGCAGCCTGCTCACACGCCTATCCCTGTCTCCTCGGCGAGCGTCTGCATCCTCCCTGTCGTCTGAGTCATCTGAATCTTCTGATGCAG GTCTCTGCATGGATTCCCCCAGCCCCATGGACCCCCAGATGGCAGAGCAGAC GTTTGAACAGGCCATCCAGGAAGCTAGCCGGTTTATTCAAAA CAAGCAGCTCACCATCCGACGCTTCCGGTCCTTGCCG GTGAGGCTTCTGAGCCATAGCCCTGTGCTGCGGAACATCACCAACTCCCAAGCGCCTGGCAGCTGGAGGAAGAGCAAGGAGCGTGGCCAgcctgcccacagccctggggagGACAAAGAGAATGTGCGCTTCCTGCAG GATGGATTTGTCTTCAAGATGCCACAGGCACCCACACATCCCAGCCATGCCCATGCTCTGGCTGAGTGGGCCAGCCGCAGAGAAGCCTTTGCCCAGAGGCCAAGCTCAGCCCCCGACCTGATG AAGATGGAGGTGGAGGAGCTGAGTCCCCTGGCTCAACGTTTCTCCCTGACCCCCACCAAAGGGGCTCCTGATGAGGATGATGGGTTTGTGGACATCCTGGAGAATGACTTAAAG GATGATGATTCAGTACCCCCAGGCATGGAGAGCCTCATTAGTGCCCCACTGGtcaagaattcagaaaaggaggaagaacag GACCTCATCATGTACAGCAAGTGCCAGCGGCTCTTCCGCTCTCCGTCCATGCCCTGCAGCGTGATCCGGCCCATACTCAAGAGGCTGGAGCGGCCCCAGGACAGGGACCTGCCCATACAGAACAAGCGGAGGAGAAGCGTGACCCCTctggaggagcagcaggaggctGAGGAGCCT AAGGCCCGTGTCCTCCGCTCCAAGTCCCTGTGTCACGACGAGATTGAGAACATCCTGGACAGCGACCACCGTGAACTGATTGGGGATTACTCCAAG GCCTTCCTCCTACAGACTGTGGATGGAAAGCACCAAGACCTCAAGTACATCTCACCGGAAACG GTGGTGGCCCTGCTGATGGGCAAGTTCAGCAATATTGTGGAGAAGTTTGTGATCGTGGACTGCAGATACCCCTATGAATATGAAGGCGGGCACATCAAG ACTGCCGTGAACCTGCCCCTGGAACAGGACGCCGAGATCTTCCTGCTGCAGAGCCCCATCATGGCCCGTGGCCTGGACAAGAGAATCATCCTCATTTTCCACTGTGAATTCTCATCTGAGCGTGGGCCCCGCAT GTGCCGTTTCATCAGGGAACGAGATCGGGCCATCAATGTCTACCCCAGCCTCCACTATCCCGAGATGTACATCCTCAAAGGCGGCTACAAGGAGTTCTTCCCACAGCACCCG ACCTTCTGTGAGCCTCAGGACTATCGACCCATGAACCACGAGGCCTTCAAGGACAAGCTGAAGACCTTCCGCCTCAAGACGCGCAGCTGGACTGGGGAGCGGAGCCGGAGGGAGCTCTGCAACCGCCTGCAGGACCAGTGA
- the CDC25B gene encoding M-phase inducer phosphatase 2 isoform X1 has product MELPQPDTTARSSALSPGSVRGGAVRPSHLPGLRLGAPGFLGSPERAATSSPVATLTQTMHDLAGLGRESPKSQVGSLLTRLSLSPRRASASSLSSESSESSDAGLCMDSPSPMDPQMAEQTFEQAIQEASRFIQNKQLTIRRFRSLPVRLLSHSPVLRNITNSQAPGSWRKSKERGQPAHSPGEDKENVRFLQDGFVFKMPQAPTHPSHAHALAEWASRREAFAQRPSSAPDLMCLTPEQKMEVEELSPLAQRFSLTPTKGAPDEDDGFVDILENDLKDDDSVPPGMESLISAPLVKNSEKEEEQDLIMYSKCQRLFRSPSMPCSVIRPILKRLERPQDRDLPIQNKRRRSVTPLEEQQEAEEPKARVLRSKSLCHDEIENILDSDHRELIGDYSKAFLLQTVDGKHQDLKYISPETVVALLMGKFSNIVEKFVIVDCRYPYEYEGGHIKTAVNLPLEQDAEIFLLQSPIMARGLDKRIILIFHCEFSSERGPRMCRFIRERDRAINVYPSLHYPEMYILKGGYKEFFPQHPTFCEPQDYRPMNHEAFKDKLKTFRLKTRSWTGERSRRELCNRLQDQ; this is encoded by the exons ATGGAGCTGCCCCAGCCGGACACCACCGCACGGAGCTCGGCTCTCAGTCCGGGGAGCGTGCGCGGTGGCGCTGTGCGTCCGAGCCACCTTCCGGGCCTCCGGCTTGGAGCTCCTGGCTTCCTGGGGTCCCCGGAGCGCGCGGCCACTTCCTCGCCTGTCGCCACCCTCACCCAGACCATGCACGACCTCGCCGGGCTTGGCAG gGAGAGCCCAAAGAGTCAGGTAGGCAGCCTGCTCACACGCCTATCCCTGTCTCCTCGGCGAGCGTCTGCATCCTCCCTGTCGTCTGAGTCATCTGAATCTTCTGATGCAG GTCTCTGCATGGATTCCCCCAGCCCCATGGACCCCCAGATGGCAGAGCAGAC GTTTGAACAGGCCATCCAGGAAGCTAGCCGGTTTATTCAAAA CAAGCAGCTCACCATCCGACGCTTCCGGTCCTTGCCG GTGAGGCTTCTGAGCCATAGCCCTGTGCTGCGGAACATCACCAACTCCCAAGCGCCTGGCAGCTGGAGGAAGAGCAAGGAGCGTGGCCAgcctgcccacagccctggggagGACAAAGAGAATGTGCGCTTCCTGCAG GATGGATTTGTCTTCAAGATGCCACAGGCACCCACACATCCCAGCCATGCCCATGCTCTGGCTGAGTGGGCCAGCCGCAGAGAAGCCTTTGCCCAGAGGCCAAGCTCAGCCCCCGACCTGATG TGTCTCACCCCTGAGCAGAAGATGGAGGTGGAGGAGCTGAGTCCCCTGGCTCAACGTTTCTCCCTGACCCCCACCAAAGGGGCTCCTGATGAGGATGATGGGTTTGTGGACATCCTGGAGAATGACTTAAAG GATGATGATTCAGTACCCCCAGGCATGGAGAGCCTCATTAGTGCCCCACTGGtcaagaattcagaaaaggaggaagaacag GACCTCATCATGTACAGCAAGTGCCAGCGGCTCTTCCGCTCTCCGTCCATGCCCTGCAGCGTGATCCGGCCCATACTCAAGAGGCTGGAGCGGCCCCAGGACAGGGACCTGCCCATACAGAACAAGCGGAGGAGAAGCGTGACCCCTctggaggagcagcaggaggctGAGGAGCCT AAGGCCCGTGTCCTCCGCTCCAAGTCCCTGTGTCACGACGAGATTGAGAACATCCTGGACAGCGACCACCGTGAACTGATTGGGGATTACTCCAAG GCCTTCCTCCTACAGACTGTGGATGGAAAGCACCAAGACCTCAAGTACATCTCACCGGAAACG GTGGTGGCCCTGCTGATGGGCAAGTTCAGCAATATTGTGGAGAAGTTTGTGATCGTGGACTGCAGATACCCCTATGAATATGAAGGCGGGCACATCAAG ACTGCCGTGAACCTGCCCCTGGAACAGGACGCCGAGATCTTCCTGCTGCAGAGCCCCATCATGGCCCGTGGCCTGGACAAGAGAATCATCCTCATTTTCCACTGTGAATTCTCATCTGAGCGTGGGCCCCGCAT GTGCCGTTTCATCAGGGAACGAGATCGGGCCATCAATGTCTACCCCAGCCTCCACTATCCCGAGATGTACATCCTCAAAGGCGGCTACAAGGAGTTCTTCCCACAGCACCCG ACCTTCTGTGAGCCTCAGGACTATCGACCCATGAACCACGAGGCCTTCAAGGACAAGCTGAAGACCTTCCGCCTCAAGACGCGCAGCTGGACTGGGGAGCGGAGCCGGAGGGAGCTCTGCAACCGCCTGCAGGACCAGTGA